From one Conexivisphaerales archaeon genomic stretch:
- a CDS encoding Lrp/AsnC family transcriptional regulator, translated as MVVDEKDIAIINCLLNDGRQSYVDISGSLGLPRATVQERVKKLIDSGIIKKFTVKLDYSKLGRGVTSYIFVSFGNDRHVSQRELAERIAIIPNVFEVSVISGQWDILIKTRTSSVEEVGTMVIDTLRSMPGIQKTETCVSFQTIKEE; from the coding sequence ATGGTGGTCGATGAGAAAGACATAGCAATAATTAACTGCCTTCTAAACGACGGACGTCAGAGTTACGTAGATATTTCCGGGTCATTAGGATTACCAAGAGCGACTGTACAAGAAAGAGTCAAAAAGCTGATCGACTCCGGTATAATAAAGAAATTCACTGTAAAACTGGACTATTCGAAGTTAGGGCGAGGAGTCACTTCATACATCTTTGTCTCCTTCGGTAACGATAGACACGTATCCCAAAGAGAGCTCGCAGAAAGAATAGCAATTATTCCAAATGTCTTCGAAGTTTCTGTAATATCAGGTCAGTGGGACATCCTGATAAAGACAAGGACTTCTTCTGTTGAAGAGGTAGGAACGATGGTTATTGATACTCTTCGTTCTATGCCAGGTATCCAGAAAACAGAAACATGTGTAAGTTTTCAGACGATCAAGGAAGAATGA